GCCGTCGCTGTCGAGGTGACATCATTCGGGTCGGAAACCCTGCGGGACGATAGACCCGTCCCGCGCGCCGCCAAGATGGCCGCGCTCCCGGCGAGGGCAGAACCTGCGACCACAGCGGGGTTTTTCTGGGAGCGTGGGCATCGTGCCCGCGCCCGCCCCGAAGGGGGCGGTGGGGTTTTCCTTCATTGCCGTCGCTGTCGAGGTGACATCATTCGGGACGGAAACCCTGCGGGACGAGATCACCCGAAGGCTCTTGCATCCGCCTTTCGGCCCTGTCGATGGAGCGTCTTCTCTTTCGAGCCGGCGGGTTCGAAAACCTCTCCCGTTCCGTGCCGTTTCGCCCTTCTCGTCCTTCCTTATGACGGGGAAAATTCCTGCGATAAAGTCCCTTTTTTCCGACAACTTCGAGGCCTCTTCTTTTGCTACGATAGGTCCTGTCCTTTTGTCGCCGTTCATGTTTCACGTGAAACATGGTTTCGAGATCGGGAGGTGGTCGGTTTGGAAACGCTCTTCGCGCCCTGGCGGATGGCTTATATCGCGAGTCCCAAGGAACATGGAGGCTGCATCTTCTGCGATTTCCCCCGAGAGGATAAGGATCGGGAGAGGTTCATCCTGGCCCGGGGCGAGAGCTGCTTTGTCATCCTCAACGCCTTTCCCTACAATCCGGGCCATCTCATGGTCGTGCCCTACCGTCACACCTGCGACTACGGCTCGCTCACGGCCCGGGAAGTGACGGAAATGCACAGCCTCTCCGCCAAGGCCGTGGCCGTCATGAACCGCACCATGAAACCTCAGGGTTTCAACATGGGCATCAACCTGGGCAAGGTGGCCGGAGCGGGCGTCGAGGGGCACCTCCACCTTCACGTCGTCCCCCGCTGGAACGGCGACGTCAACTTCATGCCCGTCCTGGGGGCGACGCGGGTCCTTCCCGAAGGTCTGGTCGAGACCTATCGGTGGATGAGAGAGGCCTGGGATCTTGAGTGAGGGGCGGGATGTCTATCTCGAGCCGGAACGGGCGGGGAAAGCCGAGCTGCAGATCAAGAGATCCCGCTTCCTGGCTCAGGTCTGCCTCGTCGGCGACGAGGAGAGCTCCCGGGAGGCCCTGAGGGAGGTCGGCCGTTCCCTGGCCGACGCCAATCACCACTGCTGGGCTCATCGCCTCGGTTTCCCCTCGCCGAGAGAGTACTATTCCGATGGCGGCGAGCCTTCCGGGTCGGCGGGCAAACCCATTCTGGGAGCCCTGCTGCGGGCCGACGTGACGAATGCCCTCGTCGTCGTCACCCGCTATTTCGGCGGGATCAAGCTGGGTGTTCGAGGACTCATCGAGGCTTACGGCGCCGCGGCCAGGGCGGCGCTCGAGGCCTCGGGAAAAACCGAAAGGCGCCTTTCGAGGCGCCTCGAGGCGGAGATCCCCTACGAGGCTCAGGGGATCCTTCTCCATCAGATCGGTCAGATCGGCGTCGACGGCGAGTCCCTGCGATCTCGCTACGGCGAAAGCGTGACTCTGGAGATGGCCGTTCCTCTCTCCTTCGTCGGAACGGCCGAGACCTTTTTCGAGGGATACCGTCATCGCGGCTCGGTGCTGCGCTGGCGGTGGGTGGAGTAGGGCCCCCCGAGGGCCCGTAGCCGGGCGAAGAGATAAGAGCGACGCCCCAAGGAGGCGGTTTTCGTGTTCGATGAAGGAAGTCGAGATGTTCTCTCCGAGCGATTGAAACACCCTGTCTGCCGCAGTCTTCTCCGCGATGTCACCGACGAGGAGCTGCGCGCGCTGGCGGCCCACGAGCTGGTGCCGAACAACCAGGAGTCCTCTCTCTACGTGACGCGCATCCGATCGCGGAGCAAGGAATTCACCGAGCTGGTCTATGACCTCGACGAATCCCATCTGCTTCTGCTTCAGCAGGTCTGGGGCTACCTCCGGTGGCAGCAGATGATCCGCGTCACCTCCCGCATCGGTTCGCCGGCGGGAGCCGAGATCCTGACCAACCTCTACGTCACGCGCCGCTACGCCCGGATCGCCCAGATGTACAGCTACAACTTCTATCCCCAGACCGACGAGGACTTCGCCGACATCGTCACCGTCGTCGTCCCCGAGTGGCATCAGCGGAAGATCCTCGCCTTTCCCCAGGAGCGGGTCACCTACATCCTCGGGAGCGACTACTACGGAGAGGCCAAGATGGCCACGCTGCGCATGGCCATGCACATCGTCCGCGAGGAGCTCCAGGGACTGGGACTTCACGCGGGCAGCAAGATCGTCCGCGTCCGGGACAAGTCGGAGGGACTGACCGAGAAGGGCCTTCTCGTCTTCGGCCTCTCTGGCACGGGGAAGACGACGATCACCACGGCCGATCACGGCTTCGAGGCCCCCGAGGGCGTCGAGGTCCTTCAGGATGACATCAATCTCCTCCTTCCCGACGGGACGTCGCTTGGGACGGAGCGGAACTACTACATAAAGACCGATAACGTCTCCAAGCAGGAGCCCCTGCTCGTCGCCGCCCGCGACAGAAGGGCCATCCTGGAAAACGTCTGGGTCGACGACGACGGCGACGTCGATTTCGACAACCATGCCATCAGCACCAATGGACGAGGGCTCGTCCCCCGCGACGCCATCCCCAACACGTCGGAGCGGATCGATCTCCCCCGCGTCGACGTCCTTCTCTTCAACATGCGCCGCTACGACATCCCCCCCCTGGGGCGGCTCATCTCGCCCGAACAGGCAGCGGCCTACTTCATGCTCGGCGAGTCGACGATCACCAGCGCCGAAGATCCCTCCAGGGTGGGGCAGGCCAAGCGCGTCGTCGGCTTCGATCCCTTCGTCGTCAACAGGCCTCACACCAACGGCAACCGTCTTCTCCAGATCCTGCGCAACAACGACCACATCCGCTGCTATGTCCTCAACACGGGACGCATCGGCGGCCGCGACGGCCTGAACGTGACGCCCGACGTCACCTTCAACTCCATCGAGGCCCTCCTGCGGGAAAACCTCACCTGGCGCTACGACGACATCCTGGGCTACGAGGTCCCGGAAAGGCTGCCCTTCGACGGGGGCGAGGCCTACGACCCCTACCGTCATTACTCGCGAGAGGAGTATGCCAAGGTCATCGGAGCCCTCCGCAAGGAGCGCCGGGATTATCTGGCGACCTTCAAGGGACTGGCCCGGGAGATCATCGACGCTGTCTGACGTCGCCGCGCCGAATCGTCGCGAAGGGGAGGGGGAGCCGGAGACGGGAGGTCTCTCCGGCTCCCCCTCTTTATGGTTCGCGTGCCCGGCCGGAGGCTTCCTGCCTTTCCCGTCCCGGCTGTCCCTCGCCTCGGCGGGCAACGAGGGGTGAAACCTCCATCGGCCCGCCGGGGAAGGGGCTGGAGGAGCGCGGTCTTCGCCTCGAGCCAAAACGACGAGGAGATTCGAGCGGACCTGGAATGCCCGACGAGGTCTGCCCGGACGCGTCCTCAGATTGGCGGACCTTGTCCTCTTTGTTCTTGAGCGGCGACGTTTCGCTCCCTCGCGGGACGATGGCCCCGGTCCCCTCGGGCTTCGGCAGGGCCGAACGGGGTCTTCGTCGCCGATGCTCGAGGAGGCAGGGAAAAAGAGAGCGCAAAGAGAGAGGTGCCGCCGGTGGGATGACCTAAGGTCAATGAAAATCAACATCTTCTTCCCCTTTTTATCCTCTCCGATCGCTGCCCCCGCCGGGACGGCTTCAAAGCCCCCCTCCCTCCGGGAGGAGAGCCTCCAAAGCCGTCCCGGGTTCGTCAGATCTCTCCGCCGAGGCTTTCCGATTCGGGCTTCTCGGAGAAAAAGGGATTTAGCTCGACCGGCAAGGCTGCAAAGAGCCTTAAGGTCAAAAAGCTTCTTAAAAAGAGCAGACAAGGGCAGGAGCCTGTCAGGCTGAGCCCGACAGGCTCCTGGAGGCGACGGGTTTCCCCTGCTCGGCGAGGGGATCACCGAAGGTCCCGAATCCTCTGTCCCTGTGGGCCCTGATGGTCTGGGCCCTGAATCCGCAGGCAGGCAGGGAAGGGCCGGAACTCCGTCGATTCCGCTGCGGCGTGAAGAGAGGCGTCTCGAACCCGCGTCGATGAGGTGATTGGAAGGGGCCTCGAAGCGGCGGGTCCGGCGGCGTTCGCCCGGTCGGGCCTGTGAATCCGGGTGGGGCAGGCGCCTCGCTTTTTCCCTCCGGCCCGGTTATAATGCCCGTGTCAACCCAAAAAATACAAG
The DNA window shown above is from Aminithiophilus ramosus and carries:
- a CDS encoding IMPACT family protein; amino-acid sequence: MSEGRDVYLEPERAGKAELQIKRSRFLAQVCLVGDEESSREALREVGRSLADANHHCWAHRLGFPSPREYYSDGGEPSGSAGKPILGALLRADVTNALVVVTRYFGGIKLGVRGLIEAYGAAARAALEASGKTERRLSRRLEAEIPYEAQGILLHQIGQIGVDGESLRSRYGESVTLEMAVPLSFVGTAETFFEGYRHRGSVLRWRWVE
- a CDS encoding phosphoenolpyruvate carboxykinase; the protein is MFDEGSRDVLSERLKHPVCRSLLRDVTDEELRALAAHELVPNNQESSLYVTRIRSRSKEFTELVYDLDESHLLLLQQVWGYLRWQQMIRVTSRIGSPAGAEILTNLYVTRRYARIAQMYSYNFYPQTDEDFADIVTVVVPEWHQRKILAFPQERVTYILGSDYYGEAKMATLRMAMHIVREELQGLGLHAGSKIVRVRDKSEGLTEKGLLVFGLSGTGKTTITTADHGFEAPEGVEVLQDDINLLLPDGTSLGTERNYYIKTDNVSKQEPLLVAARDRRAILENVWVDDDGDVDFDNHAISTNGRGLVPRDAIPNTSERIDLPRVDVLLFNMRRYDIPPLGRLISPEQAAAYFMLGESTITSAEDPSRVGQAKRVVGFDPFVVNRPHTNGNRLLQILRNNDHIRCYVLNTGRIGGRDGLNVTPDVTFNSIEALLRENLTWRYDDILGYEVPERLPFDGGEAYDPYRHYSREEYAKVIGALRKERRDYLATFKGLAREIIDAV
- a CDS encoding HIT family protein; its protein translation is METLFAPWRMAYIASPKEHGGCIFCDFPREDKDRERFILARGESCFVILNAFPYNPGHLMVVPYRHTCDYGSLTAREVTEMHSLSAKAVAVMNRTMKPQGFNMGINLGKVAGAGVEGHLHLHVVPRWNGDVNFMPVLGATRVLPEGLVETYRWMREAWDLE